In Micromonospora purpureochromogenes, a single window of DNA contains:
- a CDS encoding M6 family metallopeptidase, producing the protein MRRPSRIAAAVAGVTALAFTVSAPAEANDHENLPGEPTITLPINDSAAGGTYNQDFTRVYANTTPDGTPVYIYVPAGTPLNGTAPTGVSSLDPQFDHNPADEFTPCATATAAQFTLTQAQIDYIGDKLADQIVAVDEEHFGEMEAADPDEPASDSLVMVIYNIQDDAYYDCAVTSYTAGYFAPDFIDSNGMNVIVVDALDWANRVGPNTSPWRDANPANDRPELYEGTVAHEFEHLLHNYSDPGELSWVDEGLADFAIFLNGLDAGGSHLSNHQVFYEETSLTRWGGTLANYGASFTYFQYLWEQAGGNGDGTYTPDKQYDGRAGDLLIKMIFEEQADGMVGVQNAIDDFNAATGANLRSAADLFRDWSVAVYLDDERSPIYDIKAFNFGDPADTSWTIDIADDVFWSGRGSYDGATPEAKWARLKNRPDTTAVPFGMAVERFRNPGPTVSLAFAGDAQTVIAPHTGTTHWYAGYESQSDNILDVATSGTVRSLDFWSWYFIEEGWDFGFVEAQVGGNWVTVPLKNDAGQVVTTNEDPHGNNTEGNGLTGTSGGEYFVDDPVYVHLTAALPAGATDVRFRYSTDAAYLDTGWFVDDVRVNDAAATLTSPAGDWFQTTGTQDNNWTVQIVSHCDLTPGATTAGETTDGVGNWVYRFTGDKVDVANLKTKCASGNQDDFAVLISNLPTGDLTFLDADYTFRVTNTGNRK; encoded by the coding sequence ATGAGACGACCGAGCCGGATCGCGGCCGCGGTGGCGGGCGTGACGGCGCTCGCCTTCACGGTCTCGGCCCCGGCCGAGGCGAACGATCACGAGAACCTTCCCGGCGAACCGACCATCACGCTGCCGATCAACGACAGCGCGGCGGGCGGCACGTACAACCAGGACTTCACCCGGGTGTACGCCAACACCACTCCCGACGGCACCCCGGTCTACATCTACGTCCCGGCAGGCACCCCGCTCAACGGCACCGCCCCGACCGGGGTGAGCAGCCTCGACCCGCAGTTCGACCACAACCCGGCCGACGAGTTCACCCCCTGCGCCACCGCCACGGCGGCGCAGTTCACCCTCACCCAGGCGCAGATCGACTACATCGGCGACAAGCTCGCCGACCAGATCGTGGCCGTGGACGAGGAACACTTCGGCGAGATGGAAGCCGCCGACCCGGACGAGCCGGCCAGCGACTCCCTCGTCATGGTCATCTACAACATCCAGGACGACGCGTACTACGACTGCGCGGTCACCTCGTACACCGCCGGCTACTTCGCGCCGGACTTCATCGACAGCAACGGCATGAACGTGATCGTGGTCGACGCCCTCGACTGGGCGAACCGGGTCGGCCCCAACACCTCGCCGTGGCGCGACGCCAACCCGGCCAACGACCGGCCCGAGCTGTACGAGGGCACCGTCGCCCACGAGTTCGAGCACCTGCTGCACAACTACAGCGACCCCGGCGAGCTGTCCTGGGTCGACGAGGGCCTGGCCGACTTCGCCATCTTCCTCAACGGCCTCGACGCCGGCGGCTCGCACCTGAGCAACCACCAGGTGTTCTACGAGGAGACCTCGCTGACCCGCTGGGGCGGCACGCTCGCCAACTACGGCGCCTCCTTCACCTACTTCCAGTACCTCTGGGAGCAGGCCGGCGGCAACGGCGACGGCACCTACACCCCGGACAAGCAGTACGACGGCAGGGCCGGTGACCTGCTGATCAAGATGATCTTCGAGGAGCAGGCCGACGGCATGGTCGGTGTGCAGAACGCGATCGACGACTTCAACGCGGCCACCGGCGCCAACCTGCGCAGCGCGGCGGACCTGTTCCGGGACTGGTCGGTGGCGGTCTACCTGGACGACGAGCGCTCCCCGATCTACGACATCAAGGCCTTCAACTTCGGTGACCCGGCCGACACGTCCTGGACCATCGACATCGCCGACGACGTCTTCTGGAGCGGCCGGGGCAGCTACGACGGGGCCACCCCCGAGGCGAAGTGGGCGCGGCTGAAGAACCGCCCGGACACCACCGCCGTGCCGTTCGGCATGGCGGTCGAGCGGTTCCGCAACCCCGGCCCGACCGTCTCGCTGGCCTTCGCCGGCGACGCGCAGACCGTCATCGCCCCGCACACCGGCACCACCCACTGGTACGCCGGCTACGAGAGCCAGTCCGACAACATCCTCGACGTCGCCACCTCCGGCACGGTCCGCTCGCTGGACTTCTGGAGCTGGTACTTCATCGAGGAGGGCTGGGACTTCGGCTTCGTCGAGGCCCAGGTCGGCGGCAACTGGGTCACCGTGCCGCTGAAGAACGACGCCGGACAGGTCGTCACCACCAACGAGGACCCGCACGGCAACAACACCGAAGGCAACGGCCTGACCGGCACCTCCGGCGGCGAGTACTTCGTGGACGACCCGGTCTACGTCCACCTCACCGCCGCGTTGCCGGCCGGTGCCACCGACGTCCGGTTCCGCTACTCCACCGACGCCGCGTACCTGGACACCGGCTGGTTCGTCGACGACGTACGGGTCAACGACGCCGCCGCGACCCTCACCTCGCCGGCCGGGGACTGGTTCCAGACCACCGGCACCCAGGACAACAACTGGACCGTGCAGATCGTCTCCCACTGCGACCTGACCCCGGGCGCCACGACGGCGGGGGAGACCACCGACGGCGTCGGGAACTGGGTCTACCGGTTCACCGGGGACAAGGTCGACGTCGCGAACCTGAAGACGAAGTGCGCCAGCGGCAACCAGGACGACTTCGCCGTCCTGATCTCCAACCTGCCGACCGGCGACCTCACCTTCCTGGACGCCGACTACACCTTCCGGGTGACCAACACCGGCAACCGGAAGTAG
- a CDS encoding DNRLRE domain-containing protein encodes MWTFPRLLAAASSLLALVGATPAPAAPVEGPRSSSAPATVGSSIRTVELPAQTDTWVMNRTYTSSQSGSTHLGVGTYDGSHVARSFVHFTTAQFTGRRIASARLRLHNYESLTCAGSAIRVAPAQASWSSSTLTWANQPAVDNTRSVATTAAYGYTGCSSAYVYFDVTSTVQRWADGYPNYGLRIAADEETTTTSWRRYRSANYASGDVALEPHLEVTYLPISSSATQFQINPGHSAAQTGESIAPPLRLLWHRQNNLQPYAGSSQGQAPLIVGDLVFSLELQYQATVLSARRLADGSSLWQRVFPLDGYGWGSLAYAGGRLFALHQSRVTAVSPDTGSVLWNSGVYLSTGGLGAATASIVVTGSQAFDAATGRELRRASIGDQWVYGGTLLDDAWYVRSTEHTRRYSLSTGEVVWEQPPAPLSSSEDPVVANGSYAIHTEYANDVNRMYVRRSADGVLVRTLSGSVPPALMNTTAFIGDGRSVSAVDLTTGAKRWSRTDLPEALAMSPVVANGHVYVATGEWDSGPSHLYVLREDTGAVAWSTAAPVPGCGFSLFFSYGNRLPSIAVAGRRVIVPMQCGIAVYGPA; translated from the coding sequence ATGTGGACCTTCCCGCGGCTGCTCGCCGCCGCCAGTTCGCTTCTCGCCCTGGTCGGGGCAACGCCCGCTCCGGCGGCGCCCGTGGAAGGGCCGCGTTCGAGTAGTGCCCCCGCCACCGTCGGCAGTTCGATCAGGACCGTTGAATTGCCGGCGCAGACCGACACCTGGGTGATGAATCGCACCTACACCTCGTCACAGTCCGGTTCGACCCACCTCGGCGTCGGGACGTACGACGGATCCCACGTCGCGCGTTCCTTCGTGCACTTCACCACCGCGCAGTTCACCGGCCGGCGGATCGCGTCGGCGCGGCTGCGGTTGCACAACTACGAGTCGCTGACCTGCGCCGGGAGCGCGATCCGCGTCGCGCCGGCCCAGGCATCCTGGTCCTCCTCCACCCTGACCTGGGCCAACCAGCCGGCGGTCGACAACACGCGCAGCGTGGCAACCACGGCCGCGTACGGCTACACCGGCTGTTCCAGCGCTTATGTCTACTTCGACGTGACCTCGACGGTGCAACGCTGGGCGGACGGATATCCGAACTACGGGCTCCGGATCGCCGCGGACGAAGAGACCACCACGACGAGCTGGCGACGGTACCGGTCCGCGAACTACGCCAGCGGCGACGTCGCCCTGGAACCGCACCTCGAGGTCACCTACCTGCCCATCAGCTCCTCGGCGACCCAGTTCCAGATCAACCCCGGGCACAGCGCGGCGCAGACGGGCGAGAGCATCGCCCCGCCGCTGCGCCTGCTCTGGCACCGGCAGAACAACCTGCAGCCGTACGCGGGCAGCAGTCAGGGGCAGGCGCCGCTCATCGTCGGCGACCTGGTGTTCAGCCTTGAGCTGCAATACCAGGCAACGGTTCTCAGTGCCCGCCGGTTGGCCGACGGCAGCTCGCTGTGGCAGCGGGTCTTCCCGCTCGACGGTTACGGCTGGGGAAGCCTCGCCTACGCGGGCGGACGACTCTTCGCCCTGCACCAGTCCCGGGTGACGGCGGTGTCGCCGGACACCGGGTCGGTGCTGTGGAACTCCGGCGTCTATCTGAGCACGGGCGGCCTGGGTGCGGCGACGGCGAGCATCGTCGTGACGGGCAGTCAGGCGTTCGATGCCGCCACCGGACGCGAGCTCCGCCGGGCCTCGATCGGCGATCAGTGGGTCTACGGCGGCACGCTCCTCGACGACGCCTGGTACGTGCGATCGACCGAGCACACCCGCCGCTACTCGCTGAGCACGGGTGAGGTGGTCTGGGAACAGCCCCCGGCGCCGCTGTCCAGCAGCGAGGATCCGGTGGTGGCGAACGGGTCCTACGCCATCCACACCGAGTACGCCAACGACGTGAACAGGATGTACGTCCGGCGGTCCGCGGACGGGGTCCTGGTCCGGACGTTGTCGGGCTCGGTCCCGCCCGCCCTGATGAACACCACGGCATTCATCGGCGATGGGCGGTCGGTGTCCGCGGTCGACCTGACCACGGGCGCCAAGCGGTGGTCCCGAACCGACCTGCCCGAGGCGCTCGCCATGTCCCCGGTGGTCGCCAACGGCCACGTCTACGTCGCCACCGGCGAATGGGACAGCGGGCCGTCTCATCTCTATGTGCTGCGCGAGGACACCGGGGCGGTGGCCTGGAGCACCGCAGCGCCGGTACCGGGCTGCGGGTTCAGCCTCTTCTTCTCCTACGGGAACCGCCTACCATCCATCGCCGTCGCCGGTCGACGCGTCATCGTGCCCATGCAGTGCGGCATCGCCGTGTACGGGCCCGCCTGA
- a CDS encoding dienelactone hydrolase family protein, with translation MADVEIPIAQGTLPAYLSEPEGDRPRPGVVVVHDAFGLTPDVRRQADWLAGAGFLAVAPDLYSWDKRGRCVRATIRALLSGTGRAFDELDATRAWLAGRPGCTGRIGVIGFCMGGGFALQLAPGHGFAAASINYGQVSKAAERLLAEACPVIGSFAGKDVALRSAPARLESALTTNEVPHEVTVYPQARHGFLNHHRPGELPRMQQVVARVGGGPHEPSATQARRRIVAFFDRHLSAAGEPA, from the coding sequence GTGGCCGACGTGGAGATCCCGATCGCTCAGGGGACGCTGCCCGCGTACCTGAGTGAACCGGAGGGTGACCGGCCGCGGCCCGGCGTGGTCGTCGTCCACGACGCCTTCGGCCTGACGCCGGACGTCCGCCGTCAGGCGGACTGGCTGGCGGGCGCGGGTTTCCTGGCGGTGGCCCCCGACCTCTACTCGTGGGACAAGCGGGGCCGCTGCGTGCGCGCGACCATCCGCGCGCTGCTCAGCGGCACCGGCCGCGCGTTCGACGAGCTGGACGCGACCCGCGCCTGGCTCGCCGGACGGCCGGGCTGCACCGGCCGGATCGGAGTCATCGGCTTCTGCATGGGCGGCGGCTTCGCCCTGCAACTCGCGCCCGGGCACGGGTTCGCCGCCGCGAGCATCAACTACGGGCAGGTGTCAAAGGCCGCCGAACGGCTGCTGGCCGAGGCGTGCCCCGTGATCGGCAGCTTCGCTGGAAAGGACGTCGCCCTCCGGTCGGCCCCGGCCAGACTGGAGTCGGCGTTGACCACCAATGAGGTCCCGCACGAGGTCACCGTCTACCCGCAGGCGCGGCACGGCTTCCTCAACCACCATCGGCCGGGCGAGCTGCCCCGGATGCAGCAGGTGGTGGCCCGCGTCGGTGGCGGGCCGCACGAGCCGTCGGCGACCCAGGCCCGGCGCCGCATCGTCGCCTTCTTCGACCGGCACCTGAGCGCCGCCGGGGAGCCGGCATGA
- a CDS encoding DUF1697 domain-containing protein has product MIRYVGLLRGVNVGTTRLAMADLRRLVADLGHADVKTYLQSGNVVFGSTSGDAARLAKGIEQALAGELGLTVPVLVRSGAELAAVIDGSPYADRQDDPTRLLVAFLAKAPTKAKVAALTVPGNENVEFTVAGREVHLHFPDGGYGRSKFTNAYLEKQLGVVATTRNWKSVRALRDLTAS; this is encoded by the coding sequence ATGATCCGGTACGTGGGGCTGCTGCGCGGCGTGAACGTCGGCACCACCCGGCTGGCCATGGCGGACCTGCGTCGCCTGGTCGCCGACCTGGGGCACGCCGACGTGAAGACCTATCTCCAGTCGGGCAACGTCGTGTTCGGCAGCACCTCCGGCGACGCCGCCCGGCTGGCGAAGGGCATCGAGCAGGCGCTCGCCGGCGAGCTGGGGTTGACCGTGCCGGTGCTGGTCCGCAGCGGCGCGGAGCTGGCGGCGGTGATCGACGGCAGCCCGTACGCCGACCGGCAGGACGACCCGACCCGGTTGCTGGTCGCCTTCCTGGCCAAAGCCCCGACGAAGGCGAAGGTCGCGGCGCTGACCGTGCCCGGCAACGAGAACGTCGAGTTCACCGTGGCCGGTCGTGAGGTCCACCTGCACTTCCCCGACGGCGGGTACGGCCGGTCGAAGTTCACCAACGCCTACCTGGAGAAGCAGCTCGGTGTGGTGGCCACGACCCGCAACTGGAAGTCGGTGCGGGCCCTGCGGGACCTGACCGCGTCCTGA
- a CDS encoding TM2 domain-containing protein encodes MTAPVTVGTQKSWVVALLLCFFVGFLGVHRFYVGKVGTGVLQLVTFGGLGIWTLIDFIMILVGSFKDKQGQPLAK; translated from the coding sequence GTGACTGCTCCCGTTACCGTCGGCACCCAGAAGTCCTGGGTCGTCGCCCTGCTGCTCTGCTTCTTCGTCGGTTTCCTCGGCGTGCACCGCTTCTACGTCGGCAAGGTCGGCACCGGCGTCCTCCAGCTGGTCACCTTCGGTGGCCTCGGGATCTGGACCCTGATCGACTTCATCATGATCCTGGTCGGCTCCTTCAAGGACAAGCAGGGCCAGCCGCTCGCCAAGTAA
- a CDS encoding MBL fold metallo-hydrolase produces the protein MSARPLDRRRFLSATAAGAAVVTAGGLATGTPAQAAPTATAGRARQGAVSFRWWGTSGWRIDIGDRTVLVDPYLSRYDTGLFRGAFDPATPLTVDTAVVDSLVDRASTVLVTHTHWDHYNDVPHIAKKTGARVFGTLTAYHLGLAYGLPASQLSPVKGGEVLDFGDHTVEVVSSLHSRNAGWSMAFPGVRVCQPTRPAAIADLPEGDTLAYQVRVDGGPSVFFMGASDFAERNLTGLAPDVAMVALQSTTATADYVPRLMAALDHPKVVVPVHWDNFETPLTNPPVVGPADRRRLDDLVAAVRRASPRTRVLVPEYGTAYHF, from the coding sequence ATGTCCGCACGCCCGCTAGACCGCCGCCGCTTCCTGAGCGCCACCGCCGCCGGGGCCGCCGTGGTGACCGCTGGCGGACTCGCCACCGGGACGCCGGCACAGGCCGCGCCGACCGCCACCGCTGGCCGCGCCCGCCAGGGTGCGGTGAGCTTCCGCTGGTGGGGCACCTCCGGCTGGCGGATCGACATCGGCGACCGCACCGTCCTGGTCGACCCGTATCTGAGCCGCTACGACACCGGTCTGTTCCGGGGCGCCTTCGACCCGGCCACCCCGCTGACCGTCGACACCGCCGTCGTCGACTCCCTCGTGGACCGGGCCAGCACCGTGCTGGTCACCCACACCCACTGGGACCACTACAACGACGTGCCGCACATCGCGAAGAAGACCGGCGCCCGGGTCTTCGGCACGCTGACCGCGTACCACCTCGGGCTGGCGTACGGGCTGCCGGCGAGCCAGCTCAGCCCGGTCAAGGGCGGGGAGGTGCTCGACTTCGGCGACCACACCGTCGAGGTGGTCAGCTCCCTGCACAGCCGCAACGCCGGCTGGTCGATGGCCTTCCCCGGCGTACGGGTCTGCCAGCCCACCCGGCCCGCCGCCATCGCCGACCTGCCGGAGGGGGACACGCTGGCGTACCAGGTGCGCGTCGACGGCGGTCCGTCGGTGTTCTTCATGGGTGCCAGCGACTTCGCCGAGCGTAACCTCACCGGGCTGGCCCCGGACGTGGCGATGGTGGCGTTGCAGTCCACCACCGCGACCGCCGACTACGTGCCCCGGCTGATGGCCGCGCTGGACCACCCGAAGGTCGTGGTGCCGGTGCACTGGGACAACTTCGAGACCCCGCTGACCAACCCGCCGGTCGTCGGCCCCGCCGACCGGCGGCGGCTGGACGACCTGGTCGCCGCCGTCCGCCGGGCCTCACCCCGCACCCGCGTGCTGGTGCCGGAGTACGGGACGGCGTACCACTTCTAG
- a CDS encoding serine hydrolase, which translates to MAAEQRVEEIFARVGITGSLHVVPVDGPAGREVAVRADEQTPIASVFKILLVLEFARQVAAGQLDASERVLVRAGDRLGGWGVAGCADDVEVSLRDLAYFAMSVSDNTAADLLLRRVGADVLPMLAAELHLPRTRILGGPRQLVELMLADVGAHTEADFARIFPTLPEERVRAMRVFDPAHTTSSTAREITRLLGLIWRDEAGPAAACATVRELMSRQLFWTRLASGFPAGVRVAAKTGTLPGLHLEAGVAEYPDGSRYAMAVFARTDRLATRRIDVDLAMGEAARTAVEALRAA; encoded by the coding sequence GTGGCAGCGGAGCAGCGCGTCGAGGAGATCTTCGCCCGGGTCGGCATCACCGGCAGCCTGCACGTCGTACCCGTGGACGGTCCGGCCGGGCGGGAGGTCGCCGTGCGGGCGGACGAGCAGACCCCGATCGCCTCCGTGTTCAAGATCCTGCTGGTGCTGGAGTTCGCCCGGCAGGTCGCCGCCGGGCAGCTCGACGCGAGCGAGCGGGTGCTGGTCCGGGCCGGTGACCGGCTCGGCGGGTGGGGGGTGGCGGGCTGCGCCGACGACGTCGAGGTGTCCCTGCGCGACCTCGCGTACTTCGCCATGTCGGTCAGCGACAACACCGCCGCCGACCTGCTGCTGCGCCGGGTCGGCGCGGACGTGCTGCCGATGCTCGCCGCCGAGCTGCACCTGCCGCGTACCCGGATCCTCGGTGGACCCAGGCAGCTGGTGGAGCTGATGCTCGCGGACGTGGGCGCCCACACCGAGGCGGACTTCGCCCGGATCTTCCCGACCCTGCCCGAGGAGCGGGTCCGGGCGATGCGGGTCTTCGACCCCGCGCACACCACGTCGAGCACGGCCCGGGAGATCACCCGGCTGCTCGGCCTGATCTGGCGGGACGAGGCGGGCCCCGCCGCGGCCTGCGCCACCGTCCGGGAGCTGATGTCGCGGCAGCTCTTCTGGACCCGGCTGGCCTCCGGCTTCCCGGCGGGGGTACGCGTCGCCGCGAAGACCGGCACCCTGCCCGGGCTGCACCTGGAAGCCGGGGTGGCGGAGTACCCGGACGGCAGCCGGTACGCGATGGCGGTCTTCGCCCGCACCGACCGGCTCGCCACCCGCCGGATCGACGTCGACCTGGCCATGGGGGAGGCCGCCCGGACGGCGGTGGAGGCGTTGCGGGCGGCCTGA
- a CDS encoding LysR family transcriptional regulator — protein sequence MDLLRHLRHFVVVARELHFGRAAEALGMAQPPLSQSIQRLERELAVELFDRSRRQVRLTTAGQLLLGEAEELLAGELRVRHLMRQVRDGALGVFRAGVPPETPAVTLRALLDRLAAAAPGLDVDLHELTSAEQVRMLAERRLDAGLLQYPEEPAGLRFGPPVTVPVGVLLPRASPLARPREVALADLAGLDLVAAPRSTAPGWYDHVLDVCRRHGFTPGRVRPARNPEFIFGLLLAGGAVALEPESLARREPRIAWRPLAGRPLVKRTAAAWPDRAPHPAAPMFGQFAAEVLATVEPAPPAAVAPSARPWPVLFDATSD from the coding sequence GTGGATCTGCTCCGCCACCTGCGGCACTTCGTGGTGGTCGCCCGCGAGCTGCACTTCGGCCGGGCGGCCGAGGCGCTGGGCATGGCGCAGCCCCCGCTGAGCCAGTCGATCCAGCGCCTGGAACGCGAGCTGGCGGTGGAACTGTTCGACCGGTCCCGGCGGCAGGTACGGCTGACCACCGCCGGGCAGCTGCTGCTCGGCGAGGCCGAGGAGCTGCTGGCCGGCGAGCTTCGGGTCCGCCACCTGATGCGTCAGGTCCGCGACGGCGCGCTGGGCGTGTTCCGGGCCGGCGTGCCCCCGGAGACGCCGGCGGTGACGCTGCGCGCCCTGCTGGACCGGCTGGCCGCCGCCGCGCCGGGGCTCGACGTCGACCTGCACGAGCTGACCAGCGCCGAGCAGGTGCGGATGCTCGCCGAGCGGCGGCTGGACGCCGGGCTGCTGCAGTATCCGGAGGAGCCGGCCGGGTTGCGTTTCGGCCCGCCGGTGACCGTACCGGTGGGGGTGCTGCTGCCCCGGGCCTCGCCGCTGGCCCGGCCGCGCGAGGTGGCGCTGGCCGACCTGGCCGGGCTGGACCTCGTCGCCGCGCCCCGGTCCACCGCCCCCGGCTGGTACGACCACGTGCTTGACGTCTGCCGCCGGCACGGCTTCACGCCGGGCCGGGTGCGGCCGGCCCGCAATCCGGAGTTCATCTTCGGTCTGCTGCTGGCCGGCGGCGCGGTGGCGCTGGAGCCGGAGTCGCTGGCCCGCCGGGAGCCCCGGATCGCCTGGCGCCCGCTGGCCGGGCGACCGCTGGTGAAGCGGACGGCGGCGGCCTGGCCGGACCGCGCGCCGCACCCCGCGGCGCCGATGTTCGGCCAGTTCGCGGCCGAGGTGCTGGCCACTGTCGAGCCCGCGCCGCCGGCGGCGGTGGCGCCGTCGGCCCGGCCCTGGCCGGTGCTGTTCGACGCCACGTCCGACTGA